In a single window of the Rhopalosiphum padi isolate XX-2018 chromosome 1, ASM2088224v1, whole genome shotgun sequence genome:
- the LOC132932354 gene encoding dentin sialophosphoprotein-like isoform X6 — translation MSERAIFLVLTISLSVACGLDLFRRDGINGYNGYLVKRDDIIMSPDRIAAELINSKNLMKRDTIGDIVMETTTSMNVENQVVNSNPASQLVKRCNYDQICSSSNSETNVETHDVEETATQESSSCSSSCSSSYSSSSETDEIAKNNSGKKCQCSDSKSNVEARGIEKKEKKEKKESSSCSSSSETDKKVKKDSDKKCKCSESKTIGENRDGEVKKCKCSESKSKEENRNSEKKEKKEKKESSSCSSSSETDKKVKKESDNKCKCSDSKTKGENHNSEGKKCKCSGSKTNVETRDLEKKEKKEKKESSSCSSSSETDKKVKKDSDKKCKCSDSKTKGENHNSEGKKCKCSGSKTNVETRDLEKKENKEKKEKKEKKESSSCSSSSETDKKVKKDLDKKCKCSDSKNKGENHDHEGKKCKCSGSKTNVETRDIEKKEKKEKKEKKESSSCSSSNETDKKVKKDSDKKCKCSESKTKGENRDGEVKKCKCSESKSKKENRDNEDKKCKCSDSKNKGENYDHEGKKCKCFDSKTNVETRDIEKKEKKEKKESSSCSSSNETDKKIKKDSDKKCKCSDKKNKGENRNDQNKKCKCSDSKTNVEIRDVEKKEKNKSSSCSSSSETDKKCNGSDSIKENGEMKCGSRKQVSESKSDVENSEIMKNENKKSSSTSICSENSKSGMCQSVDQYRSETDEEITGTMNKENNKSSSSMSCGSGTKGIKQLNNQQIHYSESETEEQDVTMLNEINESSSSSSSRCGSSKNEINKSNNQQYNYSESDNEEQDNEMMINREINSSSKSMGYGCSKNEINQSGLQRSCSESEVDEESMAMMKQGSKSSMTSSSGYNQRSMVESNSARGESRNIMVKDQSTSSSLYSQEEENAMGIAKKEQSGYSSSSTYISGGKTEMNQVSQRSESNQFEQNVNYSEYENQEEEEEESQFGCSH, via the exons ATGAGTGAAAGAGcgatttttttggttttaacaaTCAGTTTAAgc GTTGCTTGTGGCTTAGATTTGTTTAGACGTGATGGTATTAATGGATATAATGGATATTTAGTAAAAAGAGATGACATTATAATGTCGCCAGATCGTATAGCTGCAGAGCTTATAAATtcgaaaaatttaatgaaacgaGATACAATAGGAGATATTGTAATGGAAACCACAACATCTATGAATGTTGAAAATCAAGTGGTTAATTCAAATCCCGCATCACAATTAGTTAAACGATGCAATTAT GACCAGATATGTAGTAGCTCTAATTCAGAAACAAATGTAGAAACCCACGATGTTGAg GAAACAGCGACACAGGAATCTTCATCTTGCTCATCGTCCTGCTCATCATCTTACTCATCATCCAGTGAAACTGATGAAATAGCTAAGAATAATTCA GGAAAGAAATGTCAATGCTCTGATTCAAAATCAAATGTAGAAGCCCGTGGTATTGag aaaaaggaaaaaaaagaaaaaaaagaatctTCATCTTGCTCATCATCCAGTGAAACTGATAAAAAGGTTAAAAAAGATTCA gATAAGAAATGTAAATGCTCTGAATCAAAAACGATAGGAGAAAACCGTGATGGAGag gttaaGAAATGTAAGTGTTCTGAATCAAAATCAAAAGAAGAAAACCGCAATAGCGag aaaaaagaaaaaaaagaaaaaaaggaatCTTCATCTTGCTCATCATCTAGTGAAACTGATAAAAAGGTTAAGAAAGAATCG GATAACAAATGTAAATGTTCTGATTCTAAAACAAAGGGAGAAAATCACAATAGTGag GGTAAGAAATGTAAATGCTCTGGTTCAAAAACAAATGTAGAAACCCGTGATCTTGag aaaaaagaaaaaaaggaaaaaaaggaATCTTCATCTTGCTCATCATCCAGTGAAACTGATAAAAAGGTTAAGAAAGATtcg GATAAGAAATGTAAATGTTCTGATTCTAAAACAAAGGGAGAAAATCACAATAGTGag ggtAAGAAATGTAAATGCTCTGGTTCAAAAACAAATGTAGAAACCCGTGATCTTGag aaaaaggaaaataaagaaaaaaaagaaaaaaaggaaaaaaaggaATCTTCATCTTGCTCATCATCCAGTGAAACTGATAAAAAGGTGAAGAAAGAtttg GATAAGAAATGTAAATGTTCTGATTCCAAAAACAAAGGAGAAAACCATGATCATGAG GGCAAGAAATGTAAATGCTCTGGTTCAAAAACAAATGTAGAAACCCGTGATATTGAG aaaaaggaaaaaaaagaaaaaaaagaaaaaaaggaatCTTCATCTTGCTCATCATCCAATGAAACTGATAAAAAGGTTAAGAAAGATTCG gataaaaaatgtaaatgctcAGAATCAAAAACAAAAGGAGAAAATCGTGATGGCGAG GTTAAGAAATGTAAGTGTTCTGAATCCAAATCGAAAAAAGAAAACCGTGATAACGag GATAAGAAATGTAAATGTTCTGATTCAAAGAACAAAGGAGAAAACTATGATCATGAg GGTAAGAAATGTAAATGCTTTGATTCAAAAACAAATGTAGAGACCCGTGATATTGAG aaaaaagaaaaaaaagaaaaaaaggaatCTTCATCTTGCTCATCATCCAATGAAACCGATAAAAAGATTAAGAAAGATTCg GATAAGAAATGTAAATGctcagataaaaaaaacaaaggaGAAAACCGTAATGATCAG AATAAGAAATGTAAATGCTCCGATTCAAAAACAAATGTAGAAATCCGTGATGTTgag aaaaaagaaaaaaataaatcttcatCTTGCTCATCGTCCAGCGAAACAGATAAAAAG TGCAATGGTTCAGATTCAATAAAAGAAAATGGAGAAATgaag tgtgGTAGCCGAAAACAGGTTTCTGAATCGAAATCTGACGTAGAAAACAGTGaaattatg aaaaatgaaaacaaaaaatccTCATCTACATCAATATGCAGCGAAAATAGTAAATCTGGAATGTGCCAATCG GTCGACCAATACAGATCAGAGACAGATGAGGAAATTACGGGAACGAtg aataaagaaaataacaaaTCGTCATCTTCTATGTCATGTGGAAGTGGTACAAAAGGAATTAAGCAATTG aacaaCCAACAAATTCATTATTCTGAGTCGGAGACTGAAGAACAAGATGTAACGATG ttAAATGAAATAAACGAATCTTCTTCATCTTCATCATCCCGCTGTGGAAGtagtaaaaatgaaataaacaaatCG AATaatcaacaatataattattccgAGTCGGATAATGAAGAACAAGACAATGAAATGAtg atAAATAGAGAAATTAATTCTTCATCAAAATCAATGGGCTATGGATGtagtaaaaatgaaattaaccaATCG ggGTTACAACGTAGTTGTTCAGAATCAGAAGTAGATGAAGAATCTATGGCAATG atgaaacAAGGAAGTAAATCATCAATGACTTCATCATca GGTTATAATCAACGTAGCATGGTAGAATCAAATTCTGCACGTGGAGAATCAAGAAATATTATG gtAAAGGATCAATCTACGTCGTCTTCATTGTACAGCCAAGAAGAAGAAAATGCAATGGGAATAgcg
- the LOC132932354 gene encoding dentin sialophosphoprotein-like isoform X1 — MSERAIFLVLTISLSVACGLDLFRRDGINGYNGYLVKRDDIIMSPDRIAAELINSKNLMKRDTIGDIVMETTTSMNVENQVVNSNPASQLVKRCNYDQICSSSNSETNVETHDVEETATQESSSCSSSCSSSYSSSSETDEIAKNNSGKKCQCSDSKSNVEARGIEKKEKKEKKESSSCSSSSETDKKVKKDSDKKCKCSESKTIGENRDGEVKKCKCSESKSKEENRNSEKKEKKEKKESSSCSSSSETDKKVKKESDNKCKCSDSKTKGENHNSEGKKCKCSGSKTNVETRDLEKKEKKEKKESSSCSSSSETDKKVKKDSDKKCKCSDSKTKGENHNSEGKKCKCSGSKTNVETRDLEKKENKEKKEKKEKKESSSCSSSSETDKKVKKDLDKKCKCSDSKNKGENHDHEGKKCKCSGSKTNVETRDIEKKEKKEKKEKKESSSCSSSNETDKKVKKDSDKKCKCSESKTKGENRDGEVKKCKCSESKSKKENRDNEDKKCKCSDSKNKGENYDHEGKKCKCFDSKTNVETRDIEKKEKKEKKESSSCSSSNETDKKIKKDSDKKCKCSDKKNKGENRNDQNKKCKCSDSKTNVEIRDVEKKEKNKSSSCSSSSETDKKVMKDSCNGSDSIKENGEMKCGSRKQVSESKSDVENSEIMKNENKKSSSTSICSENSKSGMCQSVDQYRSETDEEITGTMNKENNKSSSSMSCGSGTKGIKQLNNQQIHYSESETEEQDVTMLNEINESSSSSSSRCGSSKNEINKSNNQQYNYSESDNEEQDNEMMINREINSSSKSMGYGCSKNEINQSGLQRSCSESEVDEESMAMMKQGSKSSMTSSSGYNQRSMVESNSARGESRNIMVKDQSTSSSLYSQEEENAMGIAKKEQSGYSSSSTYISGGKTEMNQVSQRSESNQFEQNVNYSEYENQEEEEEESQFGCSH; from the exons ATGAGTGAAAGAGcgatttttttggttttaacaaTCAGTTTAAgc GTTGCTTGTGGCTTAGATTTGTTTAGACGTGATGGTATTAATGGATATAATGGATATTTAGTAAAAAGAGATGACATTATAATGTCGCCAGATCGTATAGCTGCAGAGCTTATAAATtcgaaaaatttaatgaaacgaGATACAATAGGAGATATTGTAATGGAAACCACAACATCTATGAATGTTGAAAATCAAGTGGTTAATTCAAATCCCGCATCACAATTAGTTAAACGATGCAATTAT GACCAGATATGTAGTAGCTCTAATTCAGAAACAAATGTAGAAACCCACGATGTTGAg GAAACAGCGACACAGGAATCTTCATCTTGCTCATCGTCCTGCTCATCATCTTACTCATCATCCAGTGAAACTGATGAAATAGCTAAGAATAATTCA GGAAAGAAATGTCAATGCTCTGATTCAAAATCAAATGTAGAAGCCCGTGGTATTGag aaaaaggaaaaaaaagaaaaaaaagaatctTCATCTTGCTCATCATCCAGTGAAACTGATAAAAAGGTTAAAAAAGATTCA gATAAGAAATGTAAATGCTCTGAATCAAAAACGATAGGAGAAAACCGTGATGGAGag gttaaGAAATGTAAGTGTTCTGAATCAAAATCAAAAGAAGAAAACCGCAATAGCGag aaaaaagaaaaaaaagaaaaaaaggaatCTTCATCTTGCTCATCATCTAGTGAAACTGATAAAAAGGTTAAGAAAGAATCG GATAACAAATGTAAATGTTCTGATTCTAAAACAAAGGGAGAAAATCACAATAGTGag GGTAAGAAATGTAAATGCTCTGGTTCAAAAACAAATGTAGAAACCCGTGATCTTGag aaaaaagaaaaaaaggaaaaaaaggaATCTTCATCTTGCTCATCATCCAGTGAAACTGATAAAAAGGTTAAGAAAGATtcg GATAAGAAATGTAAATGTTCTGATTCTAAAACAAAGGGAGAAAATCACAATAGTGag ggtAAGAAATGTAAATGCTCTGGTTCAAAAACAAATGTAGAAACCCGTGATCTTGag aaaaaggaaaataaagaaaaaaaagaaaaaaaggaaaaaaaggaATCTTCATCTTGCTCATCATCCAGTGAAACTGATAAAAAGGTGAAGAAAGAtttg GATAAGAAATGTAAATGTTCTGATTCCAAAAACAAAGGAGAAAACCATGATCATGAG GGCAAGAAATGTAAATGCTCTGGTTCAAAAACAAATGTAGAAACCCGTGATATTGAG aaaaaggaaaaaaaagaaaaaaaagaaaaaaaggaatCTTCATCTTGCTCATCATCCAATGAAACTGATAAAAAGGTTAAGAAAGATTCG gataaaaaatgtaaatgctcAGAATCAAAAACAAAAGGAGAAAATCGTGATGGCGAG GTTAAGAAATGTAAGTGTTCTGAATCCAAATCGAAAAAAGAAAACCGTGATAACGag GATAAGAAATGTAAATGTTCTGATTCAAAGAACAAAGGAGAAAACTATGATCATGAg GGTAAGAAATGTAAATGCTTTGATTCAAAAACAAATGTAGAGACCCGTGATATTGAG aaaaaagaaaaaaaagaaaaaaaggaatCTTCATCTTGCTCATCATCCAATGAAACCGATAAAAAGATTAAGAAAGATTCg GATAAGAAATGTAAATGctcagataaaaaaaacaaaggaGAAAACCGTAATGATCAG AATAAGAAATGTAAATGCTCCGATTCAAAAACAAATGTAGAAATCCGTGATGTTgag aaaaaagaaaaaaataaatcttcatCTTGCTCATCGTCCAGCGAAACAGATAAAAAGGTTATGAAAGATTCg TGCAATGGTTCAGATTCAATAAAAGAAAATGGAGAAATgaag tgtgGTAGCCGAAAACAGGTTTCTGAATCGAAATCTGACGTAGAAAACAGTGaaattatg aaaaatgaaaacaaaaaatccTCATCTACATCAATATGCAGCGAAAATAGTAAATCTGGAATGTGCCAATCG GTCGACCAATACAGATCAGAGACAGATGAGGAAATTACGGGAACGAtg aataaagaaaataacaaaTCGTCATCTTCTATGTCATGTGGAAGTGGTACAAAAGGAATTAAGCAATTG aacaaCCAACAAATTCATTATTCTGAGTCGGAGACTGAAGAACAAGATGTAACGATG ttAAATGAAATAAACGAATCTTCTTCATCTTCATCATCCCGCTGTGGAAGtagtaaaaatgaaataaacaaatCG AATaatcaacaatataattattccgAGTCGGATAATGAAGAACAAGACAATGAAATGAtg atAAATAGAGAAATTAATTCTTCATCAAAATCAATGGGCTATGGATGtagtaaaaatgaaattaaccaATCG ggGTTACAACGTAGTTGTTCAGAATCAGAAGTAGATGAAGAATCTATGGCAATG atgaaacAAGGAAGTAAATCATCAATGACTTCATCATca GGTTATAATCAACGTAGCATGGTAGAATCAAATTCTGCACGTGGAGAATCAAGAAATATTATG gtAAAGGATCAATCTACGTCGTCTTCATTGTACAGCCAAGAAGAAGAAAATGCAATGGGAATAgcg
- the LOC132932354 gene encoding dentin sialophosphoprotein-like isoform X7, with product MSERAIFLVLTISLSVACGLDLFRRDGINGYNGYLVKRDDIIMSPDRIAAELINSKNLMKRDTIGDIVMETTTSMNVENQVVNSNPASQLVKRCNYDQICSSSNSETNVETHDVEETATQESSSCSSSCSSSYSSSSETDEIAKNNSGKKCQCSDSKSNVEARGIEKKEKKEKKESSSCSSSSETDKKVKKDSDKKCKCSESKTIGENRDGEVKKCKCSESKSKEENRNSEKKEKKEKKESSSCSSSSETDKKDNKCKCSDSKTKGENHNSEGKKCKCSGSKTNVETRDLEKKEKKEKKESSSCSSSSETDKKVKKDSDKKCKCSDSKTKGENHNSEGKKCKCSGSKTNVETRDLEKKENKEKKEKKEKKESSSCSSSSETDKKVKKDLDKKCKCSDSKNKGENHDHEGKKCKCSGSKTNVETRDIEKKEKKEKKEKKESSSCSSSNETDKKVKKDSDKKCKCSESKTKGENRDGEVKKCKCSESKSKKENRDNEDKKCKCSDSKNKGENYDHEGKKCKCFDSKTNVETRDIEKKEKKEKKESSSCSSSNETDKKIKKDSDKKCKCSDKKNKGENRNDQNKKCKCSDSKTNVEIRDVEKKEKNKSSSCSSSSETDKKVMKDSCNGSDSIKENGEMKCGSRKQVSESKSDVENSEIMKNENKKSSSTSICSENSKSGMCQSVDQYRSETDEEITGTMNKENNKSSSSMSCGSGTKGIKQLNNQQIHYSESETEEQDVTMLNEINESSSSSSSRCGSSKNEINKSNNQQYNYSESDNEEQDNEMMINREINSSSKSMGYGCSKNEINQSGLQRSCSESEVDEESMAMMKQGSKSSMTSSSGYNQRSMVESNSARGESRNIMVKDQSTSSSLYSQEEENAMGIAKKEQSGYSSSSTYISGGKTEMNQVSQRSESNQFEQNVNYSEYENQEEEEEESQFGCSH from the exons ATGAGTGAAAGAGcgatttttttggttttaacaaTCAGTTTAAgc GTTGCTTGTGGCTTAGATTTGTTTAGACGTGATGGTATTAATGGATATAATGGATATTTAGTAAAAAGAGATGACATTATAATGTCGCCAGATCGTATAGCTGCAGAGCTTATAAATtcgaaaaatttaatgaaacgaGATACAATAGGAGATATTGTAATGGAAACCACAACATCTATGAATGTTGAAAATCAAGTGGTTAATTCAAATCCCGCATCACAATTAGTTAAACGATGCAATTAT GACCAGATATGTAGTAGCTCTAATTCAGAAACAAATGTAGAAACCCACGATGTTGAg GAAACAGCGACACAGGAATCTTCATCTTGCTCATCGTCCTGCTCATCATCTTACTCATCATCCAGTGAAACTGATGAAATAGCTAAGAATAATTCA GGAAAGAAATGTCAATGCTCTGATTCAAAATCAAATGTAGAAGCCCGTGGTATTGag aaaaaggaaaaaaaagaaaaaaaagaatctTCATCTTGCTCATCATCCAGTGAAACTGATAAAAAGGTTAAAAAAGATTCA gATAAGAAATGTAAATGCTCTGAATCAAAAACGATAGGAGAAAACCGTGATGGAGag gttaaGAAATGTAAGTGTTCTGAATCAAAATCAAAAGAAGAAAACCGCAATAGCGag aaaaaagaaaaaaaagaaaaaaaggaatCTTCATCTTGCTCATCATCTAGTGAAACTGATAAAAAG GATAACAAATGTAAATGTTCTGATTCTAAAACAAAGGGAGAAAATCACAATAGTGag GGTAAGAAATGTAAATGCTCTGGTTCAAAAACAAATGTAGAAACCCGTGATCTTGag aaaaaagaaaaaaaggaaaaaaaggaATCTTCATCTTGCTCATCATCCAGTGAAACTGATAAAAAGGTTAAGAAAGATtcg GATAAGAAATGTAAATGTTCTGATTCTAAAACAAAGGGAGAAAATCACAATAGTGag ggtAAGAAATGTAAATGCTCTGGTTCAAAAACAAATGTAGAAACCCGTGATCTTGag aaaaaggaaaataaagaaaaaaaagaaaaaaaggaaaaaaaggaATCTTCATCTTGCTCATCATCCAGTGAAACTGATAAAAAGGTGAAGAAAGAtttg GATAAGAAATGTAAATGTTCTGATTCCAAAAACAAAGGAGAAAACCATGATCATGAG GGCAAGAAATGTAAATGCTCTGGTTCAAAAACAAATGTAGAAACCCGTGATATTGAG aaaaaggaaaaaaaagaaaaaaaagaaaaaaaggaatCTTCATCTTGCTCATCATCCAATGAAACTGATAAAAAGGTTAAGAAAGATTCG gataaaaaatgtaaatgctcAGAATCAAAAACAAAAGGAGAAAATCGTGATGGCGAG GTTAAGAAATGTAAGTGTTCTGAATCCAAATCGAAAAAAGAAAACCGTGATAACGag GATAAGAAATGTAAATGTTCTGATTCAAAGAACAAAGGAGAAAACTATGATCATGAg GGTAAGAAATGTAAATGCTTTGATTCAAAAACAAATGTAGAGACCCGTGATATTGAG aaaaaagaaaaaaaagaaaaaaaggaatCTTCATCTTGCTCATCATCCAATGAAACCGATAAAAAGATTAAGAAAGATTCg GATAAGAAATGTAAATGctcagataaaaaaaacaaaggaGAAAACCGTAATGATCAG AATAAGAAATGTAAATGCTCCGATTCAAAAACAAATGTAGAAATCCGTGATGTTgag aaaaaagaaaaaaataaatcttcatCTTGCTCATCGTCCAGCGAAACAGATAAAAAGGTTATGAAAGATTCg TGCAATGGTTCAGATTCAATAAAAGAAAATGGAGAAATgaag tgtgGTAGCCGAAAACAGGTTTCTGAATCGAAATCTGACGTAGAAAACAGTGaaattatg aaaaatgaaaacaaaaaatccTCATCTACATCAATATGCAGCGAAAATAGTAAATCTGGAATGTGCCAATCG GTCGACCAATACAGATCAGAGACAGATGAGGAAATTACGGGAACGAtg aataaagaaaataacaaaTCGTCATCTTCTATGTCATGTGGAAGTGGTACAAAAGGAATTAAGCAATTG aacaaCCAACAAATTCATTATTCTGAGTCGGAGACTGAAGAACAAGATGTAACGATG ttAAATGAAATAAACGAATCTTCTTCATCTTCATCATCCCGCTGTGGAAGtagtaaaaatgaaataaacaaatCG AATaatcaacaatataattattccgAGTCGGATAATGAAGAACAAGACAATGAAATGAtg atAAATAGAGAAATTAATTCTTCATCAAAATCAATGGGCTATGGATGtagtaaaaatgaaattaaccaATCG ggGTTACAACGTAGTTGTTCAGAATCAGAAGTAGATGAAGAATCTATGGCAATG atgaaacAAGGAAGTAAATCATCAATGACTTCATCATca GGTTATAATCAACGTAGCATGGTAGAATCAAATTCTGCACGTGGAGAATCAAGAAATATTATG gtAAAGGATCAATCTACGTCGTCTTCATTGTACAGCCAAGAAGAAGAAAATGCAATGGGAATAgcg
- the LOC132932354 gene encoding dentin sialophosphoprotein-like isoform X14 has translation MSERAIFLVLTISLSVACGLDLFRRDGINGYNGYLVKRDDIIMSPDRIAAELINSKNLMKRDTIGDIVMETTTSMNVENQVVNSNPASQLVKRCNYDQICSSSNSETNVETHDVEETATQESSSCSSSCSSSYSSSSETDEIAKNNSGKKCQCSDSKSNVEARGIEKKEKKEKKESSSCSSSSETDKKVKKDSDKKCKCSESKTIGENRDGEVKKCKCSESKSKEENRNSEKKEKKEKKESSSCSSSSETDKKVKKESDNKCKCSDSKTKGENHNSEGKKCKCSGSKTNVETRDLEKKEKKEKKESSSCSSSSETDKKVKKDSDKKCKCSDSKTKGENHNSEGKKCKCSGSKTNVETRDLEKKENKEKKEKKEKKESSSCSSSSETDKKVKKDLDKKCKCSDSKNKGENHDHEGKKCKCSGSKTNVETRDIEKKEKKEKKEKKESSSCSSSNETDKKVKKCKCSESKSKKENRDNEKKEKKEKKESSSCSSSNETDKKIKKDSDKKCKCSDKKNKGENRNDQNKKCKCSDSKTNVEIRDVEKKEKNKSSSCSSSSETDKKVMKDSCNGSDSIKENGEMKCGSRKQVSESKSDVENSEIMKNENKKSSSTSICSENSKSGMCQSVDQYRSETDEEITGTMNKENNKSSSSMSCGSGTKGIKQLNNQQIHYSESETEEQDVTMLNEINESSSSSSSRCGSSKNEINKSNNQQYNYSESDNEEQDNEMMINREINSSSKSMGYGCSKNEINQSGLQRSCSESEVDEESMAMMKQGSKSSMTSSSGYNQRSMVESNSARGESRNIMVKDQSTSSSLYSQEEENAMGIAKKEQSGYSSSSTYISGGKTEMNQVSQRSESNQFEQNVNYSEYENQEEEEEESQFGCSH, from the exons ATGAGTGAAAGAGcgatttttttggttttaacaaTCAGTTTAAgc GTTGCTTGTGGCTTAGATTTGTTTAGACGTGATGGTATTAATGGATATAATGGATATTTAGTAAAAAGAGATGACATTATAATGTCGCCAGATCGTATAGCTGCAGAGCTTATAAATtcgaaaaatttaatgaaacgaGATACAATAGGAGATATTGTAATGGAAACCACAACATCTATGAATGTTGAAAATCAAGTGGTTAATTCAAATCCCGCATCACAATTAGTTAAACGATGCAATTAT GACCAGATATGTAGTAGCTCTAATTCAGAAACAAATGTAGAAACCCACGATGTTGAg GAAACAGCGACACAGGAATCTTCATCTTGCTCATCGTCCTGCTCATCATCTTACTCATCATCCAGTGAAACTGATGAAATAGCTAAGAATAATTCA GGAAAGAAATGTCAATGCTCTGATTCAAAATCAAATGTAGAAGCCCGTGGTATTGag aaaaaggaaaaaaaagaaaaaaaagaatctTCATCTTGCTCATCATCCAGTGAAACTGATAAAAAGGTTAAAAAAGATTCA gATAAGAAATGTAAATGCTCTGAATCAAAAACGATAGGAGAAAACCGTGATGGAGag gttaaGAAATGTAAGTGTTCTGAATCAAAATCAAAAGAAGAAAACCGCAATAGCGag aaaaaagaaaaaaaagaaaaaaaggaatCTTCATCTTGCTCATCATCTAGTGAAACTGATAAAAAGGTTAAGAAAGAATCG GATAACAAATGTAAATGTTCTGATTCTAAAACAAAGGGAGAAAATCACAATAGTGag GGTAAGAAATGTAAATGCTCTGGTTCAAAAACAAATGTAGAAACCCGTGATCTTGag aaaaaagaaaaaaaggaaaaaaaggaATCTTCATCTTGCTCATCATCCAGTGAAACTGATAAAAAGGTTAAGAAAGATtcg GATAAGAAATGTAAATGTTCTGATTCTAAAACAAAGGGAGAAAATCACAATAGTGag ggtAAGAAATGTAAATGCTCTGGTTCAAAAACAAATGTAGAAACCCGTGATCTTGag aaaaaggaaaataaagaaaaaaaagaaaaaaaggaaaaaaaggaATCTTCATCTTGCTCATCATCCAGTGAAACTGATAAAAAGGTGAAGAAAGAtttg GATAAGAAATGTAAATGTTCTGATTCCAAAAACAAAGGAGAAAACCATGATCATGAG GGCAAGAAATGTAAATGCTCTGGTTCAAAAACAAATGTAGAAACCCGTGATATTGAG aaaaaggaaaaaaaagaaaaaaaagaaaaaaaggaatCTTCATCTTGCTCATCATCCAATGAAACTGATAAAAAG GTTAAGAAATGTAAGTGTTCTGAATCCAAATCGAAAAAAGAAAACCGTGATAACGag aaaaaagaaaaaaaagaaaaaaaggaatCTTCATCTTGCTCATCATCCAATGAAACCGATAAAAAGATTAAGAAAGATTCg GATAAGAAATGTAAATGctcagataaaaaaaacaaaggaGAAAACCGTAATGATCAG AATAAGAAATGTAAATGCTCCGATTCAAAAACAAATGTAGAAATCCGTGATGTTgag aaaaaagaaaaaaataaatcttcatCTTGCTCATCGTCCAGCGAAACAGATAAAAAGGTTATGAAAGATTCg TGCAATGGTTCAGATTCAATAAAAGAAAATGGAGAAATgaag tgtgGTAGCCGAAAACAGGTTTCTGAATCGAAATCTGACGTAGAAAACAGTGaaattatg aaaaatgaaaacaaaaaatccTCATCTACATCAATATGCAGCGAAAATAGTAAATCTGGAATGTGCCAATCG GTCGACCAATACAGATCAGAGACAGATGAGGAAATTACGGGAACGAtg aataaagaaaataacaaaTCGTCATCTTCTATGTCATGTGGAAGTGGTACAAAAGGAATTAAGCAATTG aacaaCCAACAAATTCATTATTCTGAGTCGGAGACTGAAGAACAAGATGTAACGATG ttAAATGAAATAAACGAATCTTCTTCATCTTCATCATCCCGCTGTGGAAGtagtaaaaatgaaataaacaaatCG AATaatcaacaatataattattccgAGTCGGATAATGAAGAACAAGACAATGAAATGAtg atAAATAGAGAAATTAATTCTTCATCAAAATCAATGGGCTATGGATGtagtaaaaatgaaattaaccaATCG ggGTTACAACGTAGTTGTTCAGAATCAGAAGTAGATGAAGAATCTATGGCAATG atgaaacAAGGAAGTAAATCATCAATGACTTCATCATca GGTTATAATCAACGTAGCATGGTAGAATCAAATTCTGCACGTGGAGAATCAAGAAATATTATG gtAAAGGATCAATCTACGTCGTCTTCATTGTACAGCCAAGAAGAAGAAAATGCAATGGGAATAgcg